A region of Micromonospora chokoriensis DNA encodes the following proteins:
- a CDS encoding C39 family peptidase gives MRTDLIRKTALTAAGLAFTGGAIAGPVTTAFAAPNTSKPATQTQTDRKSGERELGVRYEAQPNFYYCGPAATRNALSVQGKDINVDAMAKEMGTTEAGTNSINDITPVLNKETGTNAYRSVEISHPDADAKQTDTLRADIVRTVDDGRAVVANIAGTSTDTDGVSHSYEGGHYISVVGYRDNGTTVTIADSADPNQASYQVSVEHLADWIATRGYATS, from the coding sequence ATGCGTACCGATCTGATTCGGAAGACCGCCCTGACCGCCGCCGGCCTCGCCTTCACCGGCGGCGCCATCGCCGGACCCGTCACCACCGCCTTCGCCGCCCCGAACACCAGCAAGCCCGCGACGCAGACCCAGACCGACCGCAAGAGCGGTGAGCGGGAGTTGGGTGTGCGCTACGAAGCCCAGCCGAACTTCTACTACTGCGGGCCCGCCGCGACCCGCAACGCCCTGTCCGTGCAGGGTAAGGACATCAACGTGGACGCCATGGCCAAGGAGATGGGCACCACCGAGGCCGGCACGAACTCCATCAACGACATCACCCCGGTGCTGAACAAGGAGACCGGCACGAACGCCTACCGGTCGGTGGAGATCTCCCACCCGGACGCCGACGCCAAGCAGACCGACACCCTGCGCGCCGACATCGTGCGCACCGTCGACGACGGCCGGGCCGTGGTCGCCAACATCGCCGGCACCAGCACCGACACCGACGGGGTGAGCCACTCCTACGAGGGTGGGCACTACATCAGCGTCGTCGGCTACCGCGACAACGGCACCACCGTCACCATCGCCGACTCCGCCGACCCGAACCAGGCCTCCTACCAGGTGAGCGTCGAGCACCTCGCCGACTGGATCGCCACCCGCGGCTACGCCACCAGCTAA
- a CDS encoding Xaa-Pro dipeptidyl-peptidase, whose product MRRPRHLALLSVGVSGALVLSAAPTATAAPPADTTPTGIVVSDGMTQPVFSLADAIEERVFVQTPVDTDHDGRLDRVAIDISRPRETATTGFTVPVIFEHSPYRKGTWGDVPYPSVLVDELPQNGLTDRSGRRALDIGAQRAQAKANLPGSLDDYYVPRGYAVVLGQSVGTGDSDGCPTSGDQAETLGTKAVIDWLNGRAKGYDANGAPVTADWTTGAVGMTGVSYNGTLPNQVATTGVKGLKTIVPVSAISSWYDYYRANGLVVAPGTFQGEDLDILAQYTAGQARAEGQCADELAKITEEQDRVTGDYSPFWRDRDYLDARNVEASVFVVHGLNDWNVKTEHFAGWWDQLAKRDVPRKIWLHQGGHGGPGSSASVTLPSGQTWTYKQTENRWFDFWLWNVRNGIMDEPTAVLQREDRAYTTYANWPDPTAREVGLRFAATDATAPGTLTTGKPPKGKVEQSFVDEGRTIHPGTLVSNPDTASANRLAYRSPELTQHVRISGRPEMRLRMAIDNKPDANLTAYLVDYGPAGATVVTRGWMDPQNRTSDARTTPVKQGKMYDYRWTMEPKDYVFPAGHRIGVIVFSSDQEYTLLPLGGTELRVAPNDSELRLPVVGGRSVLGF is encoded by the coding sequence GTGCGTCGACCCCGTCATCTAGCACTCCTGAGCGTCGGCGTGTCCGGCGCCCTGGTGCTCAGCGCAGCCCCCACCGCAACGGCTGCACCGCCCGCCGACACCACGCCCACCGGCATCGTGGTCAGCGACGGCATGACCCAACCGGTGTTCTCGCTCGCCGACGCCATCGAGGAGCGGGTGTTCGTCCAGACCCCCGTGGACACCGACCACGACGGTCGGCTCGACCGGGTCGCGATCGACATCTCCCGACCGCGCGAGACCGCCACCACCGGCTTCACGGTGCCGGTCATCTTCGAGCACAGCCCGTACCGCAAGGGCACCTGGGGTGACGTGCCGTACCCGAGCGTGCTCGTCGACGAGCTGCCGCAGAACGGTCTGACCGACCGCTCCGGCCGCCGCGCGCTCGACATCGGCGCGCAGCGGGCCCAGGCCAAGGCCAACCTGCCCGGTTCGCTGGACGACTACTACGTGCCCCGCGGGTACGCGGTGGTGCTCGGCCAGAGCGTCGGCACCGGCGACTCGGACGGCTGCCCGACCAGCGGCGACCAGGCCGAGACGCTGGGCACCAAGGCGGTCATCGACTGGCTCAACGGCCGGGCCAAGGGGTACGACGCCAACGGCGCCCCGGTCACCGCCGACTGGACCACCGGCGCGGTCGGCATGACCGGCGTCTCCTACAACGGCACCCTGCCCAACCAGGTGGCCACCACCGGTGTCAAGGGACTCAAGACCATCGTCCCGGTCTCCGCGATCAGCAGCTGGTACGACTACTACCGGGCCAACGGTCTGGTGGTCGCGCCCGGCACGTTCCAGGGCGAGGACCTCGACATCCTGGCCCAGTACACCGCCGGGCAGGCCCGTGCCGAAGGGCAGTGCGCCGACGAGCTCGCGAAAATCACCGAGGAGCAGGACCGGGTCACCGGCGACTACTCGCCGTTCTGGCGCGACCGCGACTACCTCGACGCCCGCAACGTCGAGGCCAGCGTCTTCGTCGTGCACGGCCTCAACGACTGGAACGTGAAGACCGAGCACTTCGCCGGCTGGTGGGACCAGCTCGCCAAGCGCGACGTACCCCGCAAGATCTGGCTGCACCAGGGCGGCCACGGCGGCCCGGGAAGCAGCGCCTCGGTGACCCTGCCCAGCGGGCAGACCTGGACGTACAAGCAGACCGAGAACCGCTGGTTCGACTTCTGGCTGTGGAACGTGCGCAACGGCATCATGGACGAGCCGACCGCCGTGCTCCAGCGCGAGGACCGGGCCTACACCACGTACGCCAACTGGCCCGACCCCACCGCCCGTGAGGTGGGGCTGCGGTTCGCCGCCACGGACGCCACCGCCCCGGGCACCCTCACCACCGGCAAGCCGCCGAAGGGCAAGGTCGAGCAGAGCTTCGTCGACGAGGGCCGGACCATCCACCCGGGCACCCTGGTGTCCAACCCGGACACCGCGAGCGCCAACCGGCTCGCGTACCGCTCCCCCGAGTTGACGCAGCACGTCCGCATCTCCGGACGTCCCGAGATGCGACTGCGGATGGCGATCGACAACAAGCCGGACGCGAACCTCACCGCGTACCTGGTCGACTACGGCCCGGCCGGGGCGACAGTGGTGACCCGGGGCTGGATGGACCCGCAGAACCGCACCAGCGACGCCCGGACCACCCCGGTGAAGCAGGGCAAGATGTACGACTACCGGTGGACCATGGAACCGAAGGACTACGTCTTCCCGGCGGGGCACCGGATCGGCGTGATCGTCTTCTCCAGCGACCAGGAGTACACGCTGCTGCCGTTGGGCGGCACCGAACTGCGGGTCGCGCCGAACGACAGCGAACTGCGTCTTCCGGTGGTCGGTGGGCGGAGCGTCCTCGGCTTCTGA
- a CDS encoding helix-turn-helix domain-containing protein, translating to MLGDRLRDLRQQHSLTLRQLATAADVSPALLSQIENGATDPSLATLRKLAQVFDTSIAELFSEPEAPPVHISRVGSRTRLAAPPGQITYERLTPGRGDLEVLQAHLAPGDASSAEPWAHPSTECAIVVTGEVVAQIGAESYTLTAGESVTFDSRLAHLYRNASGEHAHLIIAVTPPTP from the coding sequence ATGCTCGGTGACCGACTCCGCGACCTGCGTCAGCAGCACTCCCTCACGCTGCGCCAGCTCGCCACCGCCGCCGACGTGTCCCCCGCCCTGCTCAGCCAGATCGAGAACGGCGCGACCGACCCCAGCCTGGCGACCCTGCGAAAGCTCGCCCAGGTCTTCGACACCTCGATCGCGGAGCTGTTCTCCGAGCCCGAGGCGCCACCCGTGCACATCAGCCGCGTCGGCAGCCGGACCCGGCTGGCCGCGCCGCCCGGCCAGATCACCTACGAACGACTCACCCCCGGCCGGGGCGACCTGGAGGTCCTCCAGGCCCACCTCGCACCCGGCGACGCCAGCTCGGCGGAACCCTGGGCACACCCGTCCACCGAGTGCGCGATCGTCGTCACCGGCGAGGTCGTCGCGCAGATCGGCGCCGAGTCGTACACCCTCACCGCCGGTGAGTCGGTCACCTTCGACTCGCGCCTGGCGCACCTCTACCGCAACGCCAGCGGAGAACACGCCCACCTGATCATCGCGGTGACGCCACCGACCCCCTGA
- a CDS encoding ABC transporter substrate-binding protein translates to MSVSPRRLLAGASALATLAALSVSACSAGGSGGNANGAAKTLTVNTSFVLKTLDPGRVYEATGLTAVHALYDTLLTFKGSDVSKPVPALAESYQASPDAKTFTFKLRQGVTFADGSPLTADDVVFSLNRLKNIKASPAVTVSGLTVTKTDDSTVVVASATPDPNIPVVLSMPSTAVLNSKAAKEHGARDGADAAQGDTAQQYLDTNSLGSGPYVLKSYDPSAQVVLEANPTYWGTKPQFSRVVLRNMDAQTQKLTMQRAEAAEISLDISGKLLDGLPGSLQTSGVQDTVYFLFLNADPGVSAVTANPKFNQALRAAIDYQGIAALYGKGAAPGAGLVAPAFPGALPTGEESKRDVAKAKALLAEGGLTNPTVKFTYPAITYKGVDLGTVATKVQGDAAEAGIKLELNPQPLTTFLDEMRGGKSPLGFTPQSLNYPVADSLINNMAPGQATALRSGWTVERADPAVVAAGRKVTETLDLAGRAAAMQEWQRLMNASSPYVVLASNSSIVVATKDLTGADYTAAGWQVDVAAVGRQ, encoded by the coding sequence ATGTCGGTGTCCCCCCGCCGGCTCCTCGCCGGAGCGTCCGCTCTGGCGACGCTGGCCGCCCTGTCCGTCAGCGCCTGTAGCGCCGGCGGCAGCGGTGGAAACGCGAACGGTGCGGCCAAGACGCTTACCGTGAACACCTCGTTCGTGCTCAAGACCCTCGACCCGGGCCGGGTCTACGAGGCGACCGGCCTGACCGCCGTGCACGCCCTCTACGACACCCTGCTCACGTTCAAGGGCTCGGACGTGAGCAAGCCCGTCCCCGCGCTGGCCGAGTCGTACCAGGCGTCACCGGACGCGAAGACGTTCACCTTCAAGCTGCGGCAGGGTGTGACCTTCGCCGACGGCAGCCCGCTCACCGCCGACGACGTCGTCTTCTCGCTGAACCGCCTGAAGAACATCAAGGCCAGCCCGGCGGTCACCGTCAGCGGCCTGACCGTGACGAAGACCGACGACAGCACCGTCGTGGTCGCCTCGGCCACACCCGACCCGAACATCCCGGTCGTGCTGTCGATGCCGTCGACCGCGGTGCTCAACTCCAAGGCCGCGAAGGAGCACGGTGCCCGCGACGGCGCCGACGCCGCGCAGGGCGACACCGCGCAGCAGTACCTGGACACCAACTCCCTCGGCAGCGGCCCGTACGTGCTGAAGTCGTACGACCCGTCGGCGCAGGTGGTGCTGGAGGCCAACCCGACGTACTGGGGCACCAAGCCGCAGTTCTCCCGGGTGGTGCTGCGCAACATGGACGCGCAGACCCAGAAGCTGACCATGCAGCGCGCCGAGGCCGCCGAGATCTCCCTGGACATCTCCGGCAAGCTCCTCGACGGCCTGCCCGGCAGCCTGCAGACCTCCGGCGTGCAGGACACCGTCTACTTCCTCTTCCTCAACGCCGACCCGGGCGTCTCGGCGGTCACCGCGAACCCGAAGTTCAACCAGGCCCTGCGCGCCGCCATCGACTACCAGGGCATCGCGGCCCTGTACGGCAAGGGCGCGGCACCCGGCGCCGGGCTGGTCGCGCCGGCCTTCCCGGGCGCGCTGCCGACCGGCGAGGAGTCCAAGCGGGACGTGGCCAAGGCCAAGGCGCTGCTGGCCGAAGGCGGCCTGACCAACCCCACCGTGAAGTTCACCTACCCGGCCATCACCTACAAGGGTGTGGACCTCGGCACGGTGGCCACCAAGGTGCAGGGTGACGCCGCCGAGGCGGGCATCAAGCTGGAGTTGAACCCGCAGCCGCTGACCACGTTCCTCGACGAGATGCGCGGCGGGAAGTCACCCCTCGGATTCACCCCGCAGAGCCTGAACTACCCGGTCGCCGACTCGCTCATCAACAACATGGCACCCGGGCAGGCGACCGCGCTGCGCTCCGGCTGGACGGTCGAGCGGGCCGACCCGGCCGTGGTGGCCGCCGGCAGGAAGGTCACCGAGACCCTCGACCTGGCCGGCCGGGCCGCCGCCATGCAGGAGTGGCAGCGGCTGATGAACGCCTCCTCGCCGTACGTGGTGCTGGCCAGCAACTCCTCCATCGTCGTGGCGACCAAGGACCTGACCGGCGCGGACTACACCGCCGCCGGTTGGCAGGTGGACGTCGCCGCGGTCGGCCGTCAGTAG
- a CDS encoding ABC transporter permease, which produces MTTVHDGEPGAVATTASRPRGAHPLLTFLAKRVAITAGLLLGVTVVTFGLVNVVPGDPVTANLSDQALNDPAAVAAFREKWGLDQPLWAQYVHYLGNLLHGDLGVSQQTGRAVLDDLLHYVPATLELAIPSMVLALLIGTGIGMLAAVRNGRLTDQLVRIGALLGLSTPPFWLSLVVLYVFFYQLGLAPSGGRLSTDFSPPPTVTGMYTVDAALAGQWDVAWDAAQHLSLPVLVLTSLTVAMLVRFVRSAMLEVLQQDYIRAAYAKGLPTRVVLRRHLLRAGLVPVVTVSGLAFASLLSGTVLVESIFGWPGVGQYAYRSATALDLPSILGVSLFVALVYTVVNLTVDLLYGLIDPRIRLS; this is translated from the coding sequence ATGACGACAGTCCACGACGGTGAGCCGGGCGCGGTCGCCACGACCGCGTCCCGGCCCCGGGGTGCCCACCCGCTGCTGACGTTCCTGGCCAAGCGGGTGGCGATCACCGCCGGCCTGCTGCTCGGCGTCACGGTGGTGACGTTCGGCCTGGTCAACGTGGTCCCCGGTGACCCGGTGACCGCCAACCTCTCCGACCAGGCCCTCAACGACCCCGCCGCGGTGGCCGCCTTCCGCGAGAAGTGGGGTCTGGACCAGCCGCTCTGGGCCCAGTACGTGCACTACCTGGGCAACCTGCTGCACGGCGACCTGGGCGTGTCCCAGCAGACCGGGCGGGCCGTCCTGGACGACCTGCTGCACTACGTGCCGGCGACCCTGGAGCTGGCCATCCCGAGCATGGTGCTGGCGCTGCTCATCGGCACCGGGATCGGCATGCTCGCGGCGGTCCGCAACGGTCGGCTCACCGACCAGCTCGTCCGGATCGGCGCCCTGCTCGGGCTGTCCACCCCGCCGTTCTGGCTGTCGCTCGTCGTGCTCTACGTCTTCTTCTACCAGCTCGGCCTGGCGCCCAGCGGCGGACGACTCTCCACGGACTTCAGTCCACCGCCCACCGTCACCGGCATGTACACGGTCGACGCGGCGCTCGCCGGGCAGTGGGACGTCGCGTGGGACGCCGCCCAGCACCTGTCCCTGCCGGTGCTCGTGCTGACCTCGCTGACGGTGGCGATGCTGGTCCGGTTCGTCCGCTCGGCGATGCTGGAGGTGCTCCAGCAGGACTACATCCGCGCCGCGTACGCCAAGGGTCTGCCGACCCGTGTGGTGCTGCGCCGGCACCTGCTGCGCGCCGGTCTCGTCCCGGTGGTCACCGTCTCCGGGTTGGCCTTCGCCTCGCTGCTGTCCGGGACGGTGCTGGTGGAGAGCATCTTCGGCTGGCCCGGCGTCGGCCAGTACGCGTACCGCAGCGCCACGGCACTGGACCTGCCCTCGATCCTCGGCGTCAGCCTGTTCGTGGCGCTCGTCTACACGGTGGTCAACCTGACCGTCGACCTGCTCTACGGTCTCATCGACCCGAGGATCCGGCTCTCATGA
- a CDS encoding ABC transporter permease, which translates to MTTLADPKAQRALSRRRRLGRLRGSTTSRPVCRQPITMVALTVLGGWLLVALLADVLAPYGPLAQSPDAYAPPSGAHWFGTDSLGRDILSRVIHGARLSIPLALAIVSLALLLGGLLGLVAGYVGRFVDEALMRLTDLVFAFPQIILAMAVTAAFGPNTRNAVLALVIVSWPVYARVIRSAVLGMRGDDYLNAARLLGVGPIRALRRDVLPNSVGPAIVLATLELGNAVLLLAALSFLGLGPRPPAAEWGSMVALGAQDLSMWWVSVFPGLAILTVVMAFNVLGDALRDRLDPRYSKGR; encoded by the coding sequence ATGACGACACTCGCGGACCCGAAGGCGCAGCGGGCCCTCAGCCGGCGTCGCCGGCTCGGCCGACTACGCGGCAGCACGACCAGCCGGCCGGTCTGTCGTCAGCCGATCACGATGGTCGCACTGACCGTCCTCGGTGGATGGTTGCTGGTGGCACTACTCGCCGACGTCCTCGCCCCGTACGGCCCACTGGCGCAGAGCCCCGACGCGTACGCGCCGCCCTCCGGGGCGCACTGGTTCGGCACCGACTCGCTCGGCCGGGACATCCTCAGCCGGGTCATCCACGGCGCCCGCCTGTCCATCCCGCTGGCCCTGGCCATCGTCTCGTTGGCCCTGCTGCTCGGCGGGCTGCTCGGGTTGGTCGCCGGGTACGTCGGTCGGTTCGTCGACGAGGCGCTGATGCGCCTGACCGACCTGGTGTTCGCGTTCCCGCAGATCATTCTGGCCATGGCGGTGACCGCGGCGTTCGGCCCGAACACCCGTAACGCGGTGCTGGCGCTGGTCATCGTCTCCTGGCCGGTCTACGCCCGGGTCATCCGCAGCGCCGTGTTGGGCATGCGCGGCGACGACTACCTCAACGCGGCTCGGCTGCTCGGCGTCGGGCCGATCCGCGCGCTGCGCCGCGACGTGCTGCCCAACAGCGTCGGCCCGGCGATCGTGCTGGCCACGCTGGAGCTGGGCAACGCGGTGCTGCTGCTCGCCGCGTTGTCGTTCCTCGGCCTGGGCCCCCGCCCGCCGGCGGCCGAGTGGGGCTCGATGGTGGCCCTCGGCGCGCAGGACCTGTCGATGTGGTGGGTCAGCGTGTTTCCCGGCCTGGCCATTCTGACCGTGGTGATGGCGTTCAACGTGCTCGGCGACGCGCTGCGCGACCGGCTCGACCCCCGCTACTCGAAGGGACGCTGA
- a CDS encoding ABC transporter ATP-binding protein: MAPLLDVDSLAVTLPSSRGPLPILHDVSLTVDEGELVGIAGESGCGKSLTAQTLLGLLPPGAAVTGSARYAGTELLGLDDKGWQRVRGAGIAMVFQDPSAALHPMLTVGRQLTEHMRVHLRMDRRAADRRAVELLDQVRIPDPERALRAYPHQFSGGMRQRVAIAIALAARPRLLIADEPTTALDVTVQAGILALLDRLRAETGLAVAFITHDLGVLSALTTRGYIFYAGRVVETGPTGALLTAPTHPYTAALLGARPHGTRTGGTLRPIPGAPPAPGEAPPGCPFEPRCGYAEPSCGTAPPPLAPVDADRSVACVVRPNLEVAA, from the coding sequence GTGGCACCGCTGCTCGACGTCGACTCCCTGGCCGTCACCCTGCCCTCGTCGCGTGGCCCGCTGCCGATCCTGCACGACGTGTCGTTGACAGTCGACGAGGGTGAACTGGTCGGCATCGCGGGGGAGAGCGGCTGCGGCAAGAGCCTCACCGCGCAGACCCTGCTCGGGTTGCTGCCCCCGGGGGCGGCGGTCACCGGCTCGGCCAGGTACGCCGGCACCGAGCTGCTGGGCCTGGACGACAAGGGCTGGCAGCGGGTGCGCGGGGCCGGCATCGCCATGGTGTTCCAGGACCCGAGCGCCGCGCTGCACCCGATGCTCACCGTCGGCCGGCAGCTCACCGAACACATGCGGGTGCACCTGCGGATGGACCGCCGAGCCGCCGACCGGCGCGCGGTGGAACTGCTCGACCAGGTCCGCATCCCGGACCCGGAGCGGGCCCTGCGAGCCTACCCGCACCAGTTCTCCGGCGGGATGCGGCAGCGGGTGGCCATCGCCATCGCCCTGGCGGCCCGCCCCCGACTGCTGATCGCCGACGAACCGACGACCGCCCTGGACGTCACCGTGCAGGCCGGCATCCTGGCCCTGCTGGACCGGCTGCGCGCCGAGACCGGGCTGGCCGTCGCGTTCATCACCCACGACCTCGGGGTGCTCAGCGCCCTCACCACCCGCGGCTACATCTTCTACGCCGGGCGGGTGGTCGAGACCGGCCCGACCGGCGCTCTGCTCACCGCGCCCACGCACCCGTACACGGCCGCGCTGCTCGGCGCCCGCCCGCACGGCACCCGGACCGGCGGGACGCTGCGACCCATCCCGGGCGCGCCGCCGGCACCCGGCGAGGCGCCACCGGGATGTCCGTTCGAACCCCGTTGCGGGTACGCCGAACCGTCCTGCGGCACGGCACCGCCCCCGCTCGCCCCCGTCGACGCGGACCGGTCGGTGGCCTGCGTGGTCCGTCCGAACCTGGAGGTGGCCGCATGA
- a CDS encoding ABC transporter ATP-binding protein, with product MTTPAPARLSFTDVEVEYRSRGGGRVRAVAGVDLEVLPGQIVGLVGESGCGKSSLARVAVGLSAPSAGTVRYADRPVTPLGWRPRSDAEVGLQMVFQNPYASLNPRRTIGSQLLDGVPATVTGAARRARVHELLDRVAMPAGAADRYPHQFSGGQRQRLAIARALAPEPRMIIADEPVTALDASSQAQVVNLLVGLVRDLDMGMLFISHDLSLVHEIADVTAVMYLGRIVETAPTRELWRAPRHPYTRALIDAVPQIGPTPRLPAILAGEVPDPANAPTGCRFRPRCPHAFDRCVEQPPTVDLGDRSVACWLTDSAAAPTAARPL from the coding sequence ATGACGACCCCCGCGCCCGCGCGACTGTCCTTCACCGACGTCGAGGTCGAGTACCGATCCCGAGGCGGGGGGCGGGTACGGGCCGTCGCCGGGGTCGACCTGGAGGTGCTGCCCGGCCAGATCGTCGGCCTCGTCGGCGAGTCCGGCTGCGGCAAGTCCTCGCTGGCCCGCGTGGCGGTCGGGTTGAGCGCGCCGAGCGCCGGCACCGTCCGGTACGCCGACCGACCGGTCACCCCGCTGGGCTGGCGACCCCGGTCGGACGCCGAGGTCGGCCTCCAGATGGTCTTCCAGAACCCGTACGCCTCGCTGAACCCCCGGCGCACCATCGGCTCCCAACTGCTCGACGGCGTGCCGGCGACGGTCACCGGGGCGGCCCGCCGGGCCCGGGTGCACGAACTGCTCGACCGGGTGGCCATGCCGGCCGGCGCCGCCGACCGCTACCCGCACCAGTTCTCCGGCGGCCAGCGGCAGCGCCTGGCGATCGCCCGCGCGCTCGCACCCGAGCCCCGCATGATCATCGCCGACGAGCCGGTGACGGCCCTGGACGCCTCGTCCCAGGCGCAGGTGGTCAACCTGCTCGTCGGGCTGGTCCGCGACCTCGACATGGGCATGCTGTTCATCTCCCACGACCTGTCGCTGGTGCACGAGATCGCCGACGTGACCGCCGTGATGTACCTGGGCCGCATCGTCGAGACCGCACCCACCCGCGAGCTGTGGCGCGCGCCGCGACACCCGTACACCCGGGCGTTGATCGACGCGGTGCCGCAGATCGGGCCCACCCCGCGCCTGCCCGCCATCCTCGCCGGGGAGGTGCCCGACCCGGCCAACGCCCCCACCGGTTGCCGGTTCCGGCCCCGGTGCCCGCACGCGTTCGACAGGTGCGTCGAGCAGCCACCCACCGTCGACCTGGGCGACCGCAGCGTCGCCTGTTGGCTCACCGACTCCGCCGCGGCACCGACCGCCGCGCGCCCACTCTGA
- a CDS encoding amidohydrolase family protein: MRMPTEQVLVNLALYDGVQDALQPDRGIWIGADGMIRAVGPVDDVLGEAGDARVVDLGGDHVMPGLTNMHVHLSLGLPGHLADTVHNSNLAELVLLMADSARRTLHSGVTTARLVGESRYADFALRRGIEAGAVDGPRIFTAGHALCCTGGHGWDADALEADGADGFRRATREQLRAGADLIKVCISGGIAGQHEAIDTPQLLDDEMAAVIRVAHDWGRKVTAHAGPADSVHRAVELGLDCVEHGYELTDDVTRLMAERGVWYVPTIVVSRCEQFFRDSGVPGWLMDRALAAGPRHWESLQHAIRNGVPIALGSDMPPHAGYDETTATVRELEFMVDAGMPVADALKAATVRPAEWLGRADTLGSIEVGRHADLLVLRDDPTRSVSALRTLHAVVKGGVAYRDDRGRFGVAHGRLGVPR, from the coding sequence ATGCGCATGCCCACCGAACAGGTCCTGGTCAACCTCGCCCTCTACGACGGAGTCCAGGACGCCCTGCAACCGGACCGGGGCATCTGGATCGGCGCCGACGGGATGATCCGCGCCGTCGGCCCGGTCGACGACGTCCTCGGCGAGGCCGGCGACGCCCGGGTGGTCGACCTCGGCGGCGACCACGTCATGCCCGGTCTGACCAACATGCACGTCCACCTGTCGCTGGGGCTGCCCGGCCACCTGGCCGACACGGTCCACAACTCCAACCTGGCCGAGCTGGTGCTGCTGATGGCCGACTCCGCCCGGCGCACCCTGCACTCGGGTGTCACCACGGCCCGCCTCGTCGGCGAGAGCCGGTACGCGGACTTCGCCCTGCGCCGGGGCATCGAGGCCGGCGCTGTCGACGGCCCGCGCATCTTCACCGCCGGCCACGCGCTCTGCTGCACGGGGGGTCACGGCTGGGACGCCGACGCCCTGGAGGCCGACGGCGCGGACGGGTTCCGGCGGGCCACCCGCGAGCAGCTCCGCGCCGGCGCCGACCTGATCAAGGTGTGCATCTCCGGCGGCATCGCCGGACAGCACGAGGCCATCGACACCCCGCAACTGCTCGACGACGAGATGGCCGCCGTCATCCGCGTCGCCCACGACTGGGGGCGCAAGGTCACCGCGCACGCCGGCCCGGCCGACTCGGTCCACCGCGCCGTGGAACTGGGCCTCGACTGCGTGGAGCACGGGTACGAGCTGACCGACGATGTCACGCGGCTGATGGCCGAGCGGGGCGTCTGGTACGTGCCGACGATCGTGGTGAGTCGCTGCGAGCAGTTCTTCCGCGACTCCGGGGTGCCCGGCTGGCTGATGGACCGGGCCCTCGCGGCCGGCCCCCGACACTGGGAGAGCCTCCAGCACGCCATCCGCAACGGCGTACCGATCGCGTTGGGCAGCGACATGCCGCCGCACGCCGGCTACGACGAGACCACCGCGACAGTGCGCGAACTGGAATTCATGGTGGACGCGGGGATGCCCGTCGCGGACGCGCTCAAGGCCGCCACCGTCCGCCCCGCCGAGTGGCTGGGCCGCGCCGACACCCTGGGCAGCATCGAGGTCGGCCGGCACGCCGACCTGCTGGTGCTGCGCGACGACCCGACCCGCTCGGTGTCGGCGCTGCGCACCCTGCACGCCGTGGTGAAGGGCGGCGTCGCGTACCGCGACGACAGGGGCCGGTTCGGCGTCGCGCACGGCCGGCTCGGCGTACCGCGATGA